In one Vulgatibacter incomptus genomic region, the following are encoded:
- a CDS encoding transglycosylase SLT domain-containing protein — MSGRPVLLALLLTAHVSPTSVAASSNRPGGTPHSLPARSPAAPGEAVSARDDAAADASAGAAKDKRNEEDTPGAASGKTGPAAAGNAPGADSERTSAGATAAVSEKGRSARARAASRLLAADPAEAVAACTPEIAKSGADALACRLISARAKLDLGEARSAAEVLRPATGKLGILEPWGALLLGEALAGSGQAAAALPLLAAARKADPTGPLGLRADRLEALALIESGQPAQARKRLEGLIARRASDVIELRLGLARAALAAGDRSAAVALYRRIWRESAGQRAGDEAGERLRALASAGVAIPEPTAAERLDRAERLLSRGEAAAAAAELDAVGNPGAALASKLLLLRARSLSDTERKKEAEALLVPALEAGSDPDLLALAARLAMRRGATDEAVARLDRLHATASGSTAAEAAFLAAFFLYDHGRLEEAEARFRAFVAEHEGHRLDEGRWYVAWTAYRQGKHAAAASGLSELIREHPKSSLIPQATYWRGRALEAAGNRREAAAVFREVLRRWPTDWYGLLAQARLGETAPASTFAFAMLAAPSETPDPKGAAGSRLARAEALYAAGLPQPAGEELDAALAGQRNRAILARAARVARDGGDAWRAWQLGTVRLGGLTSAADLAYPRAFAEEVEASGRRFGVEPALLWAVMRQESGFRTAIRSQASAVGLMQVLPRTAEKLSALMGLPPGQGQKLADPAVNVLLGGSYIAALGARFDRNPALIAAAYNAGPLAVVRWMEDPARRALPLDEFVESIPFRETRGYVKKVVSNLAVYRLVYGDVPLRLAKELPPVSPGVDF; from the coding sequence ATGTCCGGTCGCCCTGTCCTCCTCGCGCTCCTGCTCACCGCGCACGTCTCCCCCACCTCCGTGGCAGCTTCGTCGAACAGGCCGGGCGGGACTCCCCATTCCCTACCGGCCCGGTCGCCCGCTGCCCCCGGGGAGGCCGTTTCGGCCCGAGACGACGCCGCTGCCGACGCTTCTGCTGGCGCCGCGAAGGACAAGCGAAACGAAGAGGATACACCGGGCGCGGCCTCCGGCAAAACCGGGCCAGCGGCCGCGGGGAACGCCCCTGGCGCAGACTCCGAACGGACGAGCGCGGGCGCGACCGCCGCAGTCTCCGAGAAGGGAAGGAGCGCGAGAGCCCGAGCGGCATCCCGCCTTCTAGCCGCCGATCCCGCCGAGGCCGTAGCGGCCTGTACCCCCGAGATCGCCAAGAGCGGCGCGGACGCGCTCGCCTGCCGCCTGATCTCCGCCCGGGCGAAGCTCGATCTCGGTGAGGCGCGGAGCGCCGCGGAGGTGCTCCGCCCCGCGACCGGCAAGCTCGGCATCCTGGAGCCCTGGGGGGCGCTCCTGCTCGGCGAGGCTCTCGCCGGCTCCGGCCAGGCCGCCGCCGCGCTCCCGCTGCTGGCGGCTGCGCGCAAGGCCGATCCGACCGGTCCCCTGGGCCTCCGGGCCGACCGGCTCGAGGCTCTCGCGCTGATCGAATCGGGCCAGCCCGCCCAGGCCCGAAAGCGGCTCGAAGGGCTGATCGCGAGGCGCGCCTCGGACGTCATCGAGCTCCGCCTCGGCCTCGCGCGGGCAGCCTTGGCCGCCGGCGATCGGAGCGCGGCCGTGGCCCTCTACCGCCGGATCTGGAGGGAGAGCGCCGGCCAGCGCGCAGGCGACGAGGCGGGAGAGAGACTCCGCGCCCTGGCTTCGGCCGGCGTCGCGATCCCCGAGCCCACGGCGGCGGAGCGGCTGGACCGGGCCGAGCGCCTGCTCTCCCGCGGCGAGGCGGCGGCTGCCGCCGCGGAGCTCGACGCCGTCGGCAATCCCGGCGCCGCGCTCGCGTCGAAGCTCCTGCTCCTGCGCGCACGCTCCCTCTCGGACACCGAGCGTAAGAAGGAGGCGGAAGCGCTCCTCGTACCGGCCCTCGAAGCGGGCTCCGATCCGGACCTCCTCGCCCTCGCTGCGAGGCTGGCGATGCGCCGGGGCGCGACCGACGAGGCGGTGGCACGGCTCGATCGCCTCCACGCCACCGCGAGCGGGAGCACCGCGGCCGAGGCGGCCTTCCTCGCGGCCTTCTTCCTCTACGATCACGGACGCCTCGAAGAGGCGGAGGCTCGCTTTCGCGCCTTCGTCGCCGAGCACGAGGGCCATCGGCTCGACGAAGGGCGCTGGTACGTGGCGTGGACGGCCTATCGACAGGGCAAGCACGCTGCCGCGGCGTCCGGCCTCTCCGAGCTGATCCGCGAGCACCCCAAGAGCTCGCTGATCCCACAGGCGACCTATTGGCGGGGGCGGGCGCTGGAGGCCGCGGGCAATCGCCGCGAGGCCGCCGCCGTCTTCCGCGAGGTCCTGAGGCGGTGGCCGACCGACTGGTACGGGCTCCTCGCACAGGCGAGGCTCGGGGAAACCGCCCCCGCATCCACGTTTGCGTTCGCGATGCTTGCGGCACCATCCGAGACCCCCGATCCGAAGGGAGCGGCCGGATCCCGCCTCGCCCGGGCCGAGGCCCTCTACGCCGCGGGCCTTCCGCAGCCCGCCGGCGAAGAGCTCGACGCGGCGCTGGCGGGGCAGCGAAACCGGGCCATCCTCGCGAGAGCGGCCCGGGTCGCCAGGGACGGCGGCGACGCCTGGCGCGCCTGGCAGCTCGGCACCGTGCGCCTGGGCGGCCTCACGAGCGCGGCCGATCTCGCCTATCCCCGGGCGTTCGCAGAAGAGGTCGAGGCGAGCGGACGGCGGTTCGGGGTCGAGCCCGCCCTGCTCTGGGCCGTGATGCGGCAGGAGAGCGGCTTCCGCACCGCCATCCGTTCGCAGGCCTCCGCCGTCGGGCTGATGCAGGTGCTCCCGCGCACGGCGGAGAAGCTCTCCGCCCTGATGGGCCTCCCGCCAGGGCAGGGGCAGAAGCTGGCCGATCCCGCCGTGAACGTCCTCCTGGGCGGCTCCTACATCGCCGCCCTCGGGGCCCGCTTCGACCGCAATCCCGCGCTGATCGCCGCCGCCTACAACGCAGGACCGCTCGCGGTGGTGCGCTGGATGGAGGATCCCGCCAGGCGCGCGCTGCCCCTGGACGAGTTCGTCGAGTCCATCCCGTTCCGCGAGACGCGCGGCTACGTCAAGAAGGTGGTCTCGAACCTCGCCGTCTACCGGCTCGTGTACGGCGATGTGCCGCTCCGACTGGCGAAGGAGCTCCCCCCTGTCTCACCGGGCGTAGATTTCTAA
- a CDS encoding CAP domain-containing protein — protein sequence MGPVSPTCRIAREGPIRLGLAGLLAFALISCASAGSRGAHPNRAEGLPSRTEATGGEARNRSSARAAGPTYGAALPAEEGDGAAAAKLARTLSAAGSKARRDSALSRAARELASRVEQEGRAQAAIDQDEVRIAQARSGAIAAGFLPIVARATTAELAIQTLAERVRALSPRDLSRFTSFGVGSVAGQGATSVVLLLAMSGVELEPFPATVSTGSTAILQGRLRAPLRNPEVYVTPPSGSPQKLRLEGDALRAVVAFPSPGRYQVEIVGSGTHGPEVAAILPVYAGVALPSKAQRTEARPEPPDASGKERVLADEVNRFRASRGLGPILVDPVLSKVARSYAEELRDTGRFAHRSDRSGDVGDRLRAARYVAARAGENLAQAPTVREAHRSLLGSPGHLGVIVDPAWREAGFGVAISEGVGGMPQVTVVQIFAVPRD from the coding sequence ATGGGCCCTGTCAGCCCCACCTGCCGAATCGCCCGCGAAGGGCCCATCCGGCTCGGGTTGGCGGGCTTGCTCGCCTTCGCGCTGATCTCGTGCGCCTCGGCGGGATCCCGTGGCGCGCATCCGAACCGGGCCGAGGGTCTCCCGTCGCGAACCGAGGCCACCGGTGGCGAAGCCCGGAACCGCTCGTCGGCTCGGGCCGCCGGTCCCACCTACGGCGCCGCGCTGCCCGCTGAGGAAGGAGACGGCGCCGCCGCTGCCAAGCTGGCGCGCACGCTGTCCGCGGCCGGGAGCAAGGCCCGCCGCGACTCCGCCCTCTCCCGCGCCGCGCGGGAGCTCGCCTCGAGGGTGGAGCAGGAAGGGCGCGCGCAGGCCGCGATCGACCAGGACGAGGTCCGGATCGCCCAGGCACGGTCGGGTGCGATCGCCGCCGGCTTCCTTCCGATCGTGGCGCGGGCGACCACCGCCGAGCTCGCGATCCAGACGCTGGCCGAGCGCGTTCGGGCTCTGTCACCCAGAGATCTATCTCGCTTCACATCCTTCGGCGTCGGATCCGTTGCGGGCCAGGGGGCCACCTCCGTGGTGCTCCTCCTCGCGATGTCCGGCGTCGAGCTCGAGCCCTTCCCCGCCACGGTCTCGACGGGATCGACCGCGATCCTGCAGGGCCGGCTCCGGGCGCCGCTACGAAACCCCGAAGTCTACGTCACGCCCCCGAGCGGCAGCCCGCAGAAGCTCCGCCTCGAGGGCGACGCGCTCCGGGCGGTGGTCGCTTTCCCCAGTCCGGGCCGCTACCAGGTCGAGATCGTCGGCTCCGGGACCCACGGTCCCGAGGTCGCGGCGATCCTGCCCGTCTACGCGGGCGTCGCGCTCCCGTCGAAGGCGCAGCGGACCGAAGCCCGCCCGGAGCCTCCAGACGCGAGCGGCAAGGAGCGCGTGCTGGCCGACGAGGTGAATCGCTTCCGGGCGTCGCGCGGCCTCGGCCCGATCCTGGTCGATCCCGTCCTCTCGAAGGTCGCCCGCTCGTACGCCGAGGAGCTGCGCGACACGGGCCGCTTCGCGCATCGATCGGATCGCAGCGGCGACGTCGGCGATCGCTTGAGGGCCGCCCGATACGTAGCGGCCCGCGCTGGCGAGAACCTCGCCCAGGCCCCGACGGTCCGCGAGGCGCACCGCTCGCTGCTCGGGAGCCCGGGACACCTCGGGGTGATCGTCGATCCCGCCTGGCGCGAGGCCGGCTTCGGCGTGGCGATCTCGGAGGGCGTCGGCGGCATGCCGCAGGTGACCGTGGTGCAGATCTTCGCCGTGCCGCGGGACTGA
- a CDS encoding glucose-6-phosphate isomerase: MPSSRLVLDASLALEGQIGVHGLSAGDFTSLEEAAESAHRKLWELRGSGALGFWSLPDDAAIRDPALELGEELARRFENVVVLGIGGSSLGAKAVISALGDRFGDLLPRSRRSGARVFFPDNSDPATFTALLERLDLGSTCFLVITKSGSTAETLSQLLVVRERLGSSKLIQQTVAITDPEEGPLRRIVREEGWRSLPIPPSVGGRFSVLTAAGLVPIAAAGVDARSLCKGAAEMRERCEAPSLRKNPAYLLGGIHRLFDRRGRNIHVLFPYADALRDVGDWFVQLWAESLGKSETVGPTPLRAVGATDQHSLLQLLAQGPQDKLVSFIGVEEPATDLEIPRAWTEHEAFAYLGGKTLGRLLDAERQGTAAALAEGGRPSVTIRLPRVDARSVGELLFLWEAATAFAGFLYGVDPFNQPGVEASKQLTQALLGRPGSEAHAKRLAARPSPDPAFVLD; this comes from the coding sequence ATGCCCAGCTCGCGCCTCGTCCTGGATGCAAGCCTCGCGCTCGAAGGACAGATCGGCGTTCACGGCCTGTCGGCCGGAGACTTCACTTCGCTGGAGGAGGCGGCGGAGTCGGCCCACCGGAAGCTCTGGGAGCTCCGCGGTAGCGGGGCGCTCGGCTTTTGGAGCCTGCCGGACGACGCCGCGATCCGAGATCCCGCGCTGGAGCTGGGCGAAGAGCTCGCGCGGCGATTCGAGAACGTGGTCGTCCTGGGGATCGGCGGATCCTCGCTCGGCGCGAAGGCGGTGATCTCGGCCCTTGGCGACCGCTTCGGCGACCTGCTCCCCAGGTCCCGGCGGAGCGGGGCGCGGGTCTTCTTCCCCGACAACTCCGACCCCGCCACCTTCACCGCCCTCCTCGAGAGGCTCGATCTCGGGTCCACCTGCTTCCTCGTGATCACGAAGTCGGGCTCCACCGCCGAGACCCTCTCCCAGCTCCTGGTGGTGCGCGAGAGGCTCGGCTCGTCGAAGCTCATTCAGCAGACGGTGGCGATCACCGATCCGGAGGAGGGTCCCCTGCGGCGGATCGTCCGCGAGGAGGGCTGGCGATCGCTGCCCATCCCGCCATCGGTGGGCGGCCGCTTCTCCGTCCTCACCGCCGCCGGCCTCGTCCCGATCGCGGCGGCAGGCGTCGACGCCCGTTCGCTGTGCAAGGGCGCGGCGGAGATGAGGGAGCGCTGCGAGGCGCCGTCGCTCCGCAAGAACCCGGCCTATCTCCTCGGGGGAATCCACCGTCTGTTCGACAGGCGTGGCAGGAACATCCACGTGCTCTTCCCGTACGCGGACGCGCTCCGCGACGTGGGCGACTGGTTCGTGCAGCTCTGGGCCGAGTCGCTCGGAAAGAGCGAGACCGTCGGTCCGACGCCGCTCCGGGCGGTAGGGGCGACGGACCAGCACTCCCTGTTGCAGCTCCTCGCACAGGGTCCACAGGACAAGCTCGTGTCCTTCATCGGAGTCGAGGAGCCCGCCACCGACCTCGAGATCCCGCGGGCGTGGACGGAGCACGAGGCCTTCGCCTACCTCGGCGGCAAGACCCTGGGCCGCCTTCTCGACGCCGAGCGGCAGGGAACGGCGGCGGCGCTGGCGGAAGGGGGCCGGCCTTCCGTGACCATCCGCCTCCCCCGCGTGGACGCCAGGAGCGTCGGCGAGCTCCTCTTCCTCTGGGAGGCCGCCACCGCCTTCGCCGGCTTCCTCTACGGAGTCGATCCCTTCAACCAGCCCGGCGTGGAGGCGTCCAAGCAGCTCACGCAGGCCCTCCTCGGCCGCCCCGGCTCCGAGGCCCACGCGAAGCGGCTCGCGGCTCGCCCGTCGCCCGATCCGGCCTTCGTCCTCGATTAG
- a CDS encoding lysophospholipid acyltransferase family protein, whose amino-acid sequence MPKKPIVLGNDPFQRGAAPRSPAGAAGGSDAAPPKERQRREKAKSAPSKEPKASAPSKRKQRSAATKGAPEAKSERAAERAAKEPATLLPVDREAETRKPAVVAVPPVPGKGPTEPPLRHPSGVAAALGAASALRALLNVPGAGPSFQVDELGMDARFEEETRPFLDWIYEKWFRVETSGFDALPSDVPLVFVANRAGALPWDSLMLSLAARRHGRSVRPLVEDAVFHVPSLGLLVNRLGAVRACPENAELLLERDRAVAVFPEGATGFAKPYRERYRLQRFGRGGFVKLALRTGALIVPVSIVGSEEIHPLLGKLALRPFGFPFLPITPTFPWLGAAGLLPLPAKWRIDVGEPFDYRAYGAAAAQNDPLVLRLAEEVRGTIQTMLDTALASRHSVFLG is encoded by the coding sequence ATGCCGAAGAAGCCGATCGTCCTGGGCAACGATCCCTTCCAGCGCGGCGCAGCTCCGCGCTCGCCGGCAGGAGCTGCCGGCGGCTCCGACGCAGCGCCGCCGAAGGAGCGGCAGCGGCGGGAAAAGGCAAAGAGCGCGCCTTCGAAGGAGCCGAAAGCATCCGCTCCTTCGAAGCGAAAGCAGCGCTCCGCCGCGACGAAGGGCGCCCCCGAGGCGAAGTCCGAGCGCGCAGCGGAACGTGCCGCGAAAGAGCCGGCCACCCTGCTCCCCGTCGATCGCGAAGCGGAGACGAGGAAACCGGCGGTGGTCGCGGTGCCGCCGGTCCCCGGCAAGGGGCCGACCGAGCCGCCGCTCCGGCATCCCAGCGGAGTGGCCGCGGCGCTCGGCGCAGCCAGCGCGCTGCGAGCGCTCCTCAACGTCCCCGGCGCCGGGCCCTCGTTCCAGGTCGACGAGCTCGGAATGGACGCGCGGTTCGAGGAGGAGACCCGCCCCTTCCTCGACTGGATCTACGAGAAATGGTTCCGGGTCGAGACCTCCGGCTTCGACGCGCTCCCCAGCGACGTGCCCCTGGTCTTCGTCGCCAATCGCGCGGGCGCGCTCCCGTGGGACTCCCTGATGCTCTCCCTCGCGGCCCGCCGGCACGGCCGGAGCGTCCGGCCGCTGGTCGAAGACGCCGTCTTCCACGTCCCGAGCCTGGGCCTCCTCGTCAACCGGCTGGGGGCTGTGCGCGCCTGCCCCGAGAACGCCGAGCTCCTCCTCGAGCGCGACCGCGCCGTCGCGGTCTTCCCGGAGGGCGCCACCGGATTCGCCAAGCCCTATCGCGAGCGCTACCGGCTGCAGCGCTTCGGCCGCGGCGGCTTCGTGAAGCTCGCGCTGCGCACCGGCGCGCTCATCGTCCCGGTCTCGATCGTCGGCTCGGAGGAGATCCACCCGCTCCTCGGCAAGCTCGCGCTTCGGCCTTTCGGCTTTCCGTTCCTGCCGATCACCCCGACCTTCCCGTGGCTCGGGGCCGCGGGCCTCCTCCCGCTACCGGCCAAGTGGCGGATCGACGTGGGCGAGCCCTTCGACTATCGGGCCTACGGCGCCGCCGCCGCCCAGAACGACCCCCTGGTCCTCCGCCTGGCGGAAGAGGTCCGGGGCACCATCCAGACCATGCTCGACACGGCGCTGGCCTCTCGGCACTCCGTCTTCCTCGGCTAA
- a CDS encoding NAD-dependent epimerase/dehydratase family protein, which yields MAKERETTPRKETQAPPRVVAVVGSQSALGRGLVARLCVHPSIERIVAIDLRPPETILPKVHFQRLDLTRPSADQEIADILLVEEVDTLVHLAYFGAPVPDAAYAHELEVIGTLHVLTAATAAKLGRLVVRSSTAVYGAHPKNPSLLREEHRVRGAPRSGFVSDKLEAERQVREYAADHPEVAVSILRLAPILGPSVHNVFQRYLQRTVAPTLAGFDPLMQAIHVDDAVEALEAAVFKAPRGIFNVAGRGVIPISAALRLCGTKALPMPYRLAETLLQSARGAGFGIALPAAMLDYLRYPFVTDSSRFEREVGFVPRHTTRDAVLAMASSETRSGRE from the coding sequence ATGGCCAAGGAGCGGGAGACGACGCCGCGAAAAGAAACGCAGGCGCCGCCGCGGGTCGTCGCCGTGGTGGGCTCGCAGAGCGCCCTGGGCAGGGGCCTGGTCGCACGGCTCTGCGTTCATCCGTCCATCGAGCGGATCGTCGCGATCGACCTGCGGCCGCCCGAGACGATCCTGCCGAAGGTCCACTTCCAGCGGCTCGATCTCACCAGGCCTTCGGCCGATCAGGAGATCGCCGACATCCTCCTGGTGGAGGAGGTCGACACCCTCGTCCACCTCGCCTACTTCGGCGCCCCGGTGCCGGACGCCGCCTACGCCCACGAGCTCGAGGTGATCGGCACGCTCCACGTGCTCACCGCGGCCACGGCGGCGAAGCTCGGCAGACTGGTGGTCCGCTCCTCCACCGCGGTCTATGGCGCCCACCCCAAGAACCCGAGCCTCCTGCGCGAGGAGCACCGCGTCCGCGGCGCGCCGCGCTCCGGCTTCGTCAGCGACAAGCTCGAGGCGGAGCGCCAGGTCCGCGAGTACGCCGCCGATCATCCCGAGGTGGCCGTCTCGATCCTGCGCCTCGCGCCCATCCTCGGGCCGTCGGTGCACAACGTCTTCCAGCGGTACCTGCAGCGCACGGTCGCCCCCACCCTCGCCGGCTTCGACCCGCTGATGCAGGCGATCCACGTGGACGACGCCGTCGAGGCCCTGGAGGCGGCCGTCTTCAAGGCACCCCGCGGGATCTTCAACGTGGCAGGCCGCGGCGTGATCCCGATCTCGGCGGCGCTGCGGCTCTGTGGCACGAAGGCGCTGCCGATGCCCTACCGGCTCGCGGAGACGCTGCTGCAGAGCGCGCGCGGCGCGGGCTTCGGGATCGCCCTCCCCGCCGCGATGCTCGACTACCTGCGCTATCCCTTCGTGACCGACTCGTCGCGCTTCGAGCGGGAGGTCGGCTTCGTCCCTCGCCACACCACCCGCGACGCGGTGCTCGCGATGGCCTCGTCCGAGACGCGATCGGGCAGGGAGTAG
- the mutL gene encoding DNA mismatch repair endonuclease MutL: MSRIRPLPSDVINKIAAGEVVERPASVVKELVENSLDAGATRIEVDLDGGGRDRIQVVDDGRGMDREDALACIERHATSKLRDAEGLFHLASFGFRGEAIPAIASVSRMVLTTREPEALEGMRIEIEGGVVRSAEACGAPRGTSFTIRDLFYATPARRKFLKRPETEASHSTETLIRLALGRPDVAFTLRSGGRVAFQSGASPDLRERIAAALGKEIHPHLVPVEHVRGTVAVRGHVASPAWSAATARAVYTFVNGRCIRDRQLMHAIQRAYEGLLPQGRMPGGVLFLEIPPHEVDVNVHPQKLEVRFAEPRGVYDALLRAVSDALGRSKWLGAAAPDPAPEAAGKAYAVPASPQPSFDWQTAARYRPQAQPQFQQQGAGIREAAQALWPREGDPALLAGALLAGAVPSAKGPEELSGLRFIGQLGPAFLLCESASGGLAVMDLHACRERIAWSRLRRQVDEGQVAGKPFLFPMIVDLPAPDARLLAATLERARELGFDLEPFGGTTFALKAAPSLMAGADWDRLLADLARALDGRDRPEALAAGLSVIACQAAMLDQKALSEDEARALLDELASGDPEPRCLHGKPVVLEVSLTELARRAGWLQPDQLASGASASAAPGRPRSESPQA; encoded by the coding sequence GTGAGCCGGATCCGCCCGCTTCCCTCCGACGTCATCAACAAGATCGCAGCCGGCGAGGTGGTCGAGCGCCCCGCCTCGGTGGTGAAGGAGCTGGTCGAGAACTCCCTCGACGCCGGCGCCACGCGGATCGAGGTCGACCTCGACGGCGGCGGCCGCGATCGGATCCAGGTGGTCGACGACGGCCGCGGGATGGATCGGGAAGACGCGCTGGCCTGCATCGAGCGCCACGCCACCTCCAAGCTTCGGGACGCCGAGGGGCTCTTCCACCTGGCGAGCTTCGGCTTCCGCGGCGAGGCGATCCCGGCCATCGCCTCCGTCTCGCGAATGGTCCTCACTACCCGCGAGCCCGAGGCCCTCGAGGGGATGCGGATCGAGATCGAAGGCGGGGTTGTGCGCTCGGCCGAGGCCTGCGGCGCGCCTCGCGGCACCTCCTTCACGATCCGGGACCTCTTCTACGCGACCCCGGCCCGGCGAAAGTTCCTGAAGCGCCCGGAGACCGAGGCCTCCCATTCGACGGAGACCTTGATCCGCCTCGCCCTCGGCAGGCCGGACGTGGCGTTCACGCTGCGATCGGGCGGGCGCGTCGCCTTCCAATCCGGCGCCAGCCCCGATCTGCGTGAGCGGATCGCGGCGGCTCTCGGAAAGGAGATCCACCCGCATCTGGTCCCGGTGGAGCACGTTCGGGGCACGGTGGCGGTTCGGGGCCACGTGGCCTCTCCGGCGTGGTCGGCGGCGACCGCGCGGGCGGTCTACACCTTCGTGAACGGACGGTGCATCCGCGATCGCCAGCTCATGCACGCGATCCAGCGGGCCTACGAGGGGCTGCTGCCCCAGGGGCGGATGCCGGGAGGGGTCCTCTTCCTCGAGATCCCGCCCCACGAGGTGGACGTGAACGTCCACCCGCAGAAGCTCGAGGTCCGGTTCGCGGAGCCCCGCGGGGTCTACGACGCCCTCCTGCGCGCGGTGTCGGACGCCCTGGGCAGGAGCAAGTGGCTCGGCGCCGCTGCTCCGGATCCCGCGCCGGAGGCCGCGGGAAAGGCCTACGCCGTGCCCGCCTCGCCGCAGCCGAGCTTCGACTGGCAGACCGCCGCCCGCTACCGGCCACAGGCCCAGCCCCAGTTCCAGCAACAGGGCGCTGGGATCCGGGAGGCGGCGCAGGCGCTCTGGCCGAGGGAGGGCGACCCTGCGCTTCTGGCCGGTGCGCTCCTGGCCGGCGCGGTCCCGAGCGCAAAGGGCCCGGAGGAGCTCTCGGGCCTTCGCTTCATCGGCCAGCTCGGTCCGGCCTTCCTCCTCTGCGAATCGGCCTCTGGCGGGCTGGCGGTCATGGATCTCCACGCCTGCCGGGAGCGGATCGCCTGGTCGCGCCTCCGCCGCCAGGTCGACGAAGGGCAGGTGGCGGGCAAGCCCTTCCTCTTCCCGATGATCGTCGATCTCCCGGCTCCGGACGCCAGGCTGCTCGCGGCGACGCTCGAGAGGGCCCGCGAGCTCGGCTTCGACCTGGAGCCCTTCGGCGGCACCACCTTCGCGCTGAAGGCGGCGCCTTCCCTCATGGCGGGGGCCGATTGGGATCGCCTCCTCGCCGACCTCGCAAGGGCGCTGGACGGCCGCGATCGGCCTGAGGCCCTAGCCGCCGGCCTCTCCGTGATCGCCTGCCAGGCGGCGATGCTCGATCAGAAGGCGTTGTCGGAGGACGAGGCGCGTGCGCTCCTCGACGAGCTCGCCTCCGGCGATCCGGAGCCGCGCTGCCTCCATGGCAAGCCGGTGGTGCTGGAGGTGTCCCTCACGGAGCTCGCCCGGCGCGCGGGCTGGCTCCAGCCGGATCAGCTCGCTTCGGGAGCGAGCGCTTCGGCGGCGCCCGGGCGGCCGAGGAGCGAGAGCCCCCAGGCGTAG
- a CDS encoding tetratricopeptide repeat protein, with product MEKELAEIRKEIIEARNLVIKNDNLLKNLGADIKAFGKKQDGFERKQLLSAAAAYLAIAVLASGGAFFAAKGYVAKAENEAASLTTKAAEATEAARQAREELVASREASKAALTAYQKLEGGSPAEREAAVVALQAVDRSRISRLEANALDDRGRNVIQQLANEKLESGKNAYRRNDFKTAVADLTKAAQIWPDHPAMDEHAFFLGSAALETRNFAVAAENLQRYLDQFKGRTNKDYAHLLLGQAYEALGNKDKAEATLRAGMDGYPSSQFYNNMRRRLSALRKPAGAE from the coding sequence ATGGAGAAGGAACTCGCGGAGATTCGTAAGGAGATCATCGAGGCGCGAAACCTCGTGATCAAGAACGACAATCTCCTGAAGAACCTCGGCGCCGACATCAAGGCGTTCGGAAAGAAGCAGGACGGCTTCGAGCGGAAGCAGCTCCTCTCGGCAGCGGCCGCCTATCTGGCCATCGCGGTCCTCGCTTCCGGCGGCGCGTTCTTCGCGGCCAAGGGCTACGTGGCGAAGGCGGAGAACGAGGCGGCCTCTCTGACCACCAAGGCGGCCGAAGCGACCGAGGCCGCCCGCCAGGCTCGCGAGGAGCTCGTCGCGTCCCGCGAGGCGTCCAAGGCGGCCCTCACCGCCTACCAGAAGCTCGAAGGCGGCAGCCCCGCCGAGCGCGAGGCCGCGGTGGTGGCGCTGCAGGCCGTGGATCGGAGCCGCATCTCCCGCCTCGAGGCCAACGCCCTCGACGACCGCGGCCGCAACGTGATCCAGCAGCTCGCCAACGAGAAGCTCGAGTCCGGCAAGAACGCCTACCGCCGCAACGACTTCAAGACCGCGGTGGCCGATCTCACCAAGGCCGCGCAGATCTGGCCCGACCATCCGGCGATGGACGAGCACGCGTTCTTCCTCGGCTCTGCCGCCCTGGAGACCCGCAACTTCGCCGTGGCCGCCGAGAATCTCCAGCGGTACCTGGATCAGTTCAAGGGCCGGACGAACAAGGACTACGCCCACCTGCTCCTTGGCCAGGCCTACGAGGCCCTCGGCAACAAGGACAAGGCCGAGGCGACCCTGCGCGCCGGGATGGACGGCTATCCGTCGAGCCAGTTCTACAACAACATGAGGCGCCGCCTCTCCGCCCTGCGCAAGCCCGCCGGCGCGGAATGA
- a CDS encoding carboxypeptidase-like regulatory domain-containing protein has protein sequence MALIDDPLELGPLAVSPGGSTLERVTVRIADASGSAVSGVELTASSTEPLPASDPETSGWFRSAPAVELEAGLYELWLLPGHYAFRAAPPPTAPVGVAICVGLQNIGCYPDAEIGPGLRNDLQMELPPKAVVLGTVIPKSPANGGGSEIRALPIQGSDGRMASTVANQLGFFELALDAGDYDLVVIPASQAAPWHRQRLRERLFPGDERREDLMLSTPALVVGTVRTADAAPLARALVRAIRLDAEGGSATVGEAVTDVDGTFSLVLAAD, from the coding sequence GTGGCGCTCATCGACGATCCCCTCGAGCTCGGCCCCCTCGCCGTGAGCCCTGGCGGCTCCACCCTCGAGCGGGTCACCGTTCGGATCGCCGACGCCTCCGGGAGCGCCGTCTCCGGCGTCGAGCTCACCGCATCGAGCACCGAGCCGCTGCCCGCGAGCGACCCCGAGACGTCGGGATGGTTCCGCTCGGCCCCGGCCGTAGAGCTCGAGGCCGGGCTCTACGAGCTATGGCTCCTGCCGGGCCACTATGCCTTCCGTGCCGCGCCGCCGCCGACCGCTCCTGTCGGCGTCGCCATCTGCGTCGGCCTCCAGAACATCGGCTGCTACCCCGACGCCGAGATCGGTCCCGGATTGCGCAACGATCTGCAGATGGAGCTGCCGCCGAAGGCCGTCGTGCTGGGGACGGTCATCCCGAAGTCCCCGGCCAACGGGGGCGGATCCGAGATTCGGGCCCTGCCGATCCAGGGCTCCGATGGCCGGATGGCCAGCACCGTCGCGAACCAGTTGGGCTTTTTCGAGCTCGCCCTGGACGCCGGCGACTACGACCTCGTCGTGATCCCCGCGTCCCAGGCAGCGCCCTGGCACAGGCAGCGCCTGCGCGAGCGCCTCTTTCCTGGTGACGAGCGCAGGGAAGATCTCATGCTCTCCACGCCCGCCCTCGTCGTGGGCACGGTGCGGACCGCCGATGCGGCCCCGCTCGCCCGCGCCCTCGTCCGCGCCATCCGGCTCGACGCCGAGGGCGGCTCCGCCACAGTGGGCGAGGCCGTCACCGACGTCGACGGCACCTTCTCGCTCGTGCTCGCCGCGGACTGA